The Deltaproteobacteria bacterium genome segment CCTGTGATGTAACTATTTCCACACGCATCGATATCAATCCCACTCGCATACTTTCCTGAGAATGGGAGCTCCCAGATCAAATTTCCGCAGGCATCAAATTGTCGAACCACCGTTGTCCATGAGTCTGCATTGGTCACGGTATAGAGGGTTCCGTACATATCAGCGGCGATATCAACACCATGGTCATCTATAGTGCCCGGTTCCCCAAGAATCCTTCTCCAAGGGGTGTCTGGCGATTCACAAAGGGCATAATGGGGATCAATCGGATCATCAGGGGATTTAGGCTTGCCGGCCGGATCACAGGGAGTCGGTGGCCGTCTCACACAACGATCGGTGCAACCAAAACCACCGTCACACGCCTCCCCTGCTTCCACAATCCCATTGCCACAAACGGGCCGGATGCAGTTCTTCGGGCATGCCCCTACGACAGTATCGCTGTTCGCGAGCCCCTCATCACACTCTTCTCCCACTTCCAAGATCCCATTTCCACAGGAGGCTGGACATTCTGGGATGTGAGTCAGAACTCCCTGCGGCAACTCGCATTCGATGACACAATCTTCGCTACAACCATCTCCGGAGACTCGATTCCCATCGTCGCACCTCTCCCCACCATTAAGAACCCCATTTCCACAAAGGTTAAAACGGACAATCACTCGAGGATCAAGATCGAATATCCTATCGAACCGCTTACCAAACTCTTTAAACCCTTTCTTGATTCTCTCGGTCAAAGAAACTTCCTTTTTGGTAAGTTCCAAACTCTCCTTGGCGCGTCTCACCTGGAATGGGTTCTTAGATTTCTTGGGTTGAACGGCTCTTTTGACTTCCTGTCTGGTAAATTTTGTCTGGGCTTGGAGCGGTCTCAAAAAGAGCCCTTCGGATCCGGTCTGAAAAATCAGGAGACTGATAAAAAACGAGGTCATTATGAAGAGGGTCTTGGCCATGAGAGTTTATTGAAGCAAGAAGTGTGCCAGCTCAGAGGCGATGGAAAAAGGAATATAACACATTAAAGTAGCTCATCTTTTTAGTTTATTGATACCCAATGAAGAATTTATCTAAATGATAATTTTATCGTTTTGATAAATTTTTAAACCCATGACTTTTAAGTTGCCAGTTTGATCCACTTGAGAGTAGGAAACAGATCCAGCGTGAAAACCAAATTCATCTTTGTGACCGGTGGTGTTGTGAGTTCCTTAGGAAAAGGGCTCGCCTCCGCATCGATCGGTGCCCTTCTCGAAGCACGCGGACTCAAGATCACACTCCAGAAACTCGATCCTTATATCAATGTTGACCCCGGTACGATGAGCCCCTTCCAGCATGGGGAGGTCTACGTCACCGAAGATGGCGCCGAGACCGACCTCGACCTGGGTCACTATGAACGATTCACCTCAGCCCAGTTAACAAAGGCAAATAATCTGACCACAGGCAAGATCTACGAGTCGGTCATCACGAAGGAACGCCGTGGCGACTATCTGGGACGGACCGTGCAGGTGATCCCACATATCACGGATGAGATTAAGGCACGGATCATGAAGGTCTCTACGGGGGTCGATCTTGTCATTGTCGAGGTCGGTGGGACGGTCGGTGATATCGAGAGCCTCCCCTTCCTCGAGGCGATCCGGCAGTTCCGAGCCGACGTCGGTCGGGAAAATGTGCTTTATATCCACCTCACGCTTGTTCCGTTCATCAAGACGGCCGGTGAGCTCAAAACGAAACCGACCCAACACAGCGTCGGCAAACTCCGCGAGATCGGTATCCAACCCGACATCCTGCTCTGCCGCAGTGATCGAGCGCTCTCAAAGGAATTAAAGGCAAAACTCGCCCTTTATTGTAATGTCCCCGCCGATTGCGTCGTCACCGCCCAGGATGTGGAAACGATTTATGATGTGCCGTTGCATTTCCATGAGGAGGGGCTTGATGACAAGATAGTCGAAATTTTGAACATCTGGACACGATCACCGGAGCTTGGCCAATGGGAATCGCTCTCCCAACAGATCAAAAACTTGAAACAGGAGGTCACAATCGGTGTGGTCGGCAAGTATGTCCATCTGACCGATGCCTACAAGAGCCTCAATGAGGCCTTGAGACATGGCGGATACGCCAATGAGGCGAAGGTCCAGCTCAAATTTATCGATTCAGAAACATTGGAGGGAGACAAAGAGATTGGAGACAATTTTAAGGATGTCGACGGAATCCTCGTCCCCGGCGGTTTTGGAAATCGTGGGATTGAAGGAAAGATCCGCACCGCTCAGTATGCCCGAGAGAATAAAATCCCTTTCTTCGGGATCTGCCTCGGGATGCAGATAGCGACGATCGAATTCGCCCGGAATGTCTGTGGATTGAAAGAGGCGAACTCAACGGAGTTTAATAAGGACACCCCACACCCCGTCATCGATCTCATGGAATCCCAAAAGGCGGTCGTCATGAAGGGGGGCTCGATGCGACTGGGTGCCTATCCTTGTCACCTCGAGAAAAACTCGCTCGCCTCACAGGCGTATGGAGAATCGGAAATTACGGAGAGACATCGGCATCGGTTCGAAT includes the following:
- a CDS encoding CTP synthase, which produces MKTKFIFVTGGVVSSLGKGLASASIGALLEARGLKITLQKLDPYINVDPGTMSPFQHGEVYVTEDGAETDLDLGHYERFTSAQLTKANNLTTGKIYESVITKERRGDYLGRTVQVIPHITDEIKARIMKVSTGVDLVIVEVGGTVGDIESLPFLEAIRQFRADVGRENVLYIHLTLVPFIKTAGELKTKPTQHSVGKLREIGIQPDILLCRSDRALSKELKAKLALYCNVPADCVVTAQDVETIYDVPLHFHEEGLDDKIVEILNIWTRSPELGQWESLSQQIKNLKQEVTIGVVGKYVHLTDAYKSLNEALRHGGYANEAKVQLKFIDSETLEGDKEIGDNFKDVDGILVPGGFGNRGIEGKIRTAQYARENKIPFFGICLGMQIATIEFARNVCGLKEANSTEFNKDTPHPVIDLMESQKAVVMKGGSMRLGAYPCHLEKNSLASQAYGESEITERHRHRFEFNNAYIDRLAAKGLVVSGICPQGSLVEIVEIKKHPWFLGCQFHPEFQSRPHHAHPLFTQFLKAACEAKARKSWVSRKGEEVTTEIPKTASKKKKAKFSE